A region of Granulibacter bethesdensis DNA encodes the following proteins:
- a CDS encoding ABC transporter permease — translation MSLFILRRLIQAALTLLGVAVLAFLLIHMMPADQARSVAGRSATLEQVARIRHAMGLDRSLIAQFCGWIGGLVQGDLGQSLVQRVPVALLIGERLPATLFLLVGAVLAEIAIGLPAGLLAARAPGGWLDRMVMGGSVIGVSLPPFVVALGMLMLFSVWLGWFPIGGYGGVRHWVLPSVTLGLLGAGWYARMIRAAAQHVVAADYIRTARAKGAGETRIMIHHVLRNAALPVLALAGTDIAGFLSGAVVVESVFGWPGMGQLVWQAIPLLDVPVILGVTMVAAAGVVLTSLVVDLLAPLIDPRMGLPR, via the coding sequence GTGAGCCTGTTTATCCTCCGGCGGCTGATACAGGCTGCATTGACCTTGCTGGGAGTGGCCGTGCTGGCCTTCCTGCTGATCCATATGATGCCGGCGGATCAGGCGCGCAGTGTGGCCGGACGCTCGGCAACGCTGGAGCAGGTGGCGCGCATCCGTCACGCCATGGGGCTGGACCGGTCCCTGATTGCGCAATTCTGCGGCTGGATCGGCGGGTTGGTACAGGGCGATCTGGGGCAGTCCCTGGTGCAGCGTGTCCCGGTGGCGCTGCTGATCGGGGAGCGTCTGCCGGCCACTCTTTTCCTGCTGGTGGGGGCTGTGTTGGCGGAGATTGCGATCGGCCTTCCTGCCGGTCTGCTGGCGGCCCGTGCTCCGGGCGGATGGCTGGACCGGATGGTGATGGGGGGATCGGTGATCGGTGTTTCCCTGCCGCCTTTCGTGGTGGCGCTGGGGATGTTGATGCTGTTCTCGGTCTGGCTCGGCTGGTTTCCGATCGGAGGATATGGGGGTGTACGGCACTGGGTGCTGCCTTCTGTCACGCTCGGCTTGCTGGGGGCGGGCTGGTATGCCCGGATGATCCGGGCCGCTGCGCAGCACGTGGTAGCAGCTGATTACATCCGCACGGCCCGTGCCAAGGGGGCCGGAGAAACCAGGATCATGATCCATCATGTGCTGCGAAATGCCGCTTTGCCGGTGCTGGCGCTGGCGGGAACCGATATTGCAGGATTCCTGTCCGGGGCGGTGGTGGTGGAAAGCGTGTTTGGCTGGCCGGGCATGGGGCAACTGGTGTGGCAGGCGATCCCGCTGCTGGATGTTCCGGTGATTCTGGGGGTGACGATGGTGGCGGCGGCTGGAGTGGTGCTGACCAGCCTGGTGGTCGATCTGCTGGCCCCGTTGATTGATCCGCGCATGGGGCTGCCGCGATGA
- a CDS encoding ABC transporter permease, with translation MSSRRPGCLDKTGWIGLILLGMIVLSAVFAPLLSPYPPGLQLPDGLDADGAPLPPCWRFPLGTDLLGRDVLSRLLWGGRDALLIGGVANTVAVMTGTLIGVCAAMATGRVGGWIGAGLMRLTDLLASIPVLLLAVTVSAVLRPSIWVVMLVVALAGWAPVARVIYVETSGLSARLHVRAARALGVGWGRIVLRHILPLLGPVIVVWGTLGIAGSVLLEATLSYLGAGVQPPEASWGSIINENQAYLLIAPWLVFAPGGAILLLAAGANLTGSALKRRWMPGVTEQDTL, from the coding sequence TGGGGATGATCGTGTTGTCGGCGGTTTTCGCGCCCTTGTTATCCCCTTATCCTCCCGGATTGCAGCTTCCCGACGGGCTGGATGCTGATGGAGCCCCGCTACCGCCCTGCTGGCGCTTTCCGCTGGGGACTGATCTGCTGGGGCGGGATGTGCTGTCCCGGCTGTTATGGGGCGGACGGGATGCGCTGCTGATCGGTGGGGTGGCCAATACCGTTGCCGTCATGACCGGAACCCTCATCGGGGTGTGTGCCGCCATGGCGACAGGACGGGTGGGGGGCTGGATCGGGGCCGGGCTGATGCGGCTGACCGATCTGCTGGCCTCGATCCCCGTGCTGCTGCTGGCGGTGACAGTTTCGGCGGTGCTGCGCCCATCCATCTGGGTGGTGATGCTGGTGGTGGCGCTGGCAGGATGGGCGCCGGTCGCAAGGGTGATTTATGTTGAAACTTCCGGCCTGTCCGCACGCCTGCATGTGCGGGCGGCCCGTGCTTTGGGGGTGGGCTGGGGGAGGATCGTGCTGCGGCATATCCTGCCGCTGCTCGGGCCGGTGATTGTGGTCTGGGGTACGTTGGGGATAGCAGGCTCTGTGCTGCTGGAAGCGACATTGTCCTATCTCGGGGCGGGCGTGCAGCCGCCTGAAGCATCCTGGGGCAGCATCATCAATGAAAATCAGGCCTATCTGCTGATTGCGCCATGGCTGGTCTTTGCGCCGGGCGGAGCGATCCTGCTGCTGGCGGCAGGGGCGAATTTGACCGGCTCCGCGCTGAAGCGCCGCTGGATGCCGGGTGTGACGGAGCAGGATACCCTGTGA